TGCCACAACCGCCTGACCCTCACCGCGGCGATGGTACCGTTGACGTGAGATGCGCATCCTGGTTGTCGAGGACGAGCGGAAGGTCGCAAGCTTCATCCGGCAGGGGCTCGAGGAGGAAGGCTACGCGGTCGAGGTGGTGGGCGACGGCGCCGCCGCGCTCGAGCGCCTGATCGAGGGGCCCGGCACCGACCTCGTCGTGCTCGACATCGGGCTGCCCAAGCTGGATGGCCTGGGCGTCCTCAAGGCCGCGCGGCAGCAGAAAATCCAGGCGCCGGTGCTGCTGCTCACCGCGCGTGACCGCCTCTCCGACAAGGTGGCCGGCCTCGATCTCGGCGCCGACGATTACCTCACCAAGCCGTTCGCCTTCGACGAGTTCCTCGCGCGGGTGCGCGCGCTCCTGCGCCGGGGGGGCGGCCAGCGGGCCCCCGTGCTGCGCGTCGCCGATCTGAGCCTCGATCCCGCCACGCGCG
This DNA window, taken from Candidatus Methylomirabilota bacterium, encodes the following:
- a CDS encoding response regulator transcription factor — encoded protein: MRILVVEDERKVASFIRQGLEEEGYAVEVVGDGAAALERLIEGPGTDLVVLDIGLPKLDGLGVLKAARQQKIQAPVLLLTARDRLSDKVAGLDLGADDYLTKPFAFDEFLARVRALLRRGGGQRAPVLRVADLSLDPATREVTRGRRRVTLTAREYALLEYLMRSAGRVLTRPMLAQHVWGLEFDPESNIVDVYVGYLRRKIDGEGEPPLVHTVRGAGYVLKEEP